From Daucus carota subsp. sativus chromosome 6, DH1 v3.0, whole genome shotgun sequence, the proteins below share one genomic window:
- the LOC108226383 gene encoding protein DETOXIFICATION 43 isoform X4: MHYPATNWNMPLFIFFKDVSLLFKMDALGSEILSIAVPAALALAADPVASLIDTAFIGRLGAVEIAAVGVSIAIFNQASKVTIFPLVSITTSYVAEEDTAGRLGKEVQKDEEMLEVKSENVILDSLEKGAVALKGEIKEDEADNETHSVSTSSAFETIATKSTSVDCSHSDKAQTKTRQETINLTTNAVVTRAITREKRHIPSASTALIMGAVLGILQSIFLIFLAKPLLRIMGVRSDSPMIELAESYLKLRSLGAPAVLLSLAMQGIFRGFKDTTTPLYATVAGDLANVVLDPILIFGCHMGVRGAAIAHVLSQYLILVILFCKLVKQVHLLPSSIKSLQFSRFLKNGFYLLGRVIAATSCVTLAASLASRLGSTPMAAFQICLQVWMTSSLLADGLAVAGQAIIACAFTEKDYKKAASAASRVLQMAFVLGLGLSLVVGIGLQYGALVFTGDKHVLHLITIGIPFVAATQPINSLAFVFDGVNYGVSDFAYSAYSMVLVAIVSIASLFLLSKSNGFAGIWLALTIFMSLRALAGVWRMGSGTGPWRFLRDLC, from the exons ATGCATTACCCTGCAACAAACTGGAACATGCCTCTTTTTATCTTCTTTAAAGATGTGAG tctTTTATTTAAGATGGATGCACTTGGCTCAGAGATACTAAGCATTGCAGTCCCAGCAGCCTTGGCATTAGCTGCTGATCCTGTTGCTTCCCTAATCGACACTGCCTTTATTGGCCGTTTAG GCGCGGTGGAGATTGCTGCTGTTGGAGTATCTATTGCAATTTTCAATCAAGCATCAAAAGTTACTATATTTCCTCTTGTTAGTATAACAACTTCTTATGTAGCAGAGGAAGATACTGCTGGAAGATTAGGGAAGGAAGTGCAGAAGGACGAAGAAATGTTGGAAGTGAAGTCAGAAAATGTCATCCTTGACAGCTTGGAAAAGGGTGCTGTAGCTTTGAAGGGTGAAATTAAAGAGGATGAGGCAGACAATGAAACTCATTCAGTTTCAACATCATCAGCATTTGAAACAATTGCAACTAAGTCCACGAGTGTGGACTGTAGTCATTCAGACAAAGCTCAAACTAAAACTAGACAGGAAACCATAAATTTAACAACCAATGCAGTGGTAACGCGAGCTATTACAAGAGAAAAGAGACATATTCCTTCAGCATCCACAGCATTGATTATGGGAGCTGTACTTGGCATCCTCCAAAGCATATTTCTTATATTTCTAGCTAAACCATTACTGCGAATAATGGGGGTCAGATCA GATTCACCTATGATAGAGCTGGCTGAAAGTTATTTGAAACTTAGATCGCTGGGGGCTCCAGCAGTTCTTCTCTCTTTAGCCATGCAAGGAATCTTTCGAGGCTTTAAAGATACTACAACTCCCCTTTATGCAACAG TTGCAGGAGATCTAGCAAATGTGGTTTTGGACCCCATACTTATCTTTGGTTGCCATATGGGAGTTCGTGGTGCAGCAATTGCTCATGTGCTGTCCCA GTACTTAATCTTAGTTATTCTTTTCTGTAAATTGGTGAAACAAGTTCACCTCTTACCCTCAAGCATTAAGAGTTTGCAGTTCAGTCGGTTTCTTAAAAATG GATTTTATTTATTGGGAAGGGTGATTGCTGCAACATCTTGTGTCACTTTAGCAGCATCATTAGCTTCAAGATTAGGTTCAACTCCTATGGCAGCTTTCCAAATCTGCTTACAGGTTTGGATGACATCCTCCCTTCTTGCTGATGGCTTGGCTGTTGCAGGACAG GCTATCATTGCTTGTGCATTTACTGAGAAGGACTATAAGAAGGCAGCCTCTGCTGCATCTCGAGTACTACag ATGGCATTTGTACTCGGTCTGGGTCTGTCTCTCGTCGTAGGAATTGGGTTGCAATATGGAGCACTAGTCTTTACTGGTGACAAACATGTTCTTCATCTCATAACTATAGGCATCCCA TTTGTTGCAGCAACACAGCCAATTAATTCTTTAGCATTTGTTTTTGATGGTGTTAACTATGGAGTATCTGATTTTGCTTATTCTGCATACTCTATG GTTCTAGTAGCTATAGTAAGTATTGCTTCTCTGTTCCTCCTGTCTAAAAGCAATGGCTTTGCTGGAATTTGGCTTGCCTTGACTATTTTCATGAGTCTACGGGCTTTAGCCGGTGTCTGGAG AATGGGGTCTGGAACTGGACCCTGGCGCTTTCTCAGGGACCTCTGCTAA
- the LOC108226383 gene encoding protein DETOXIFICATION 43 isoform X3: MHLMRFHVCEHRINCANFLDHMTRESSYSNYMYRRILAEDDVMHYPATNWNMPLFIFFKDVSLLFKMDALGSEILSIAVPAALALAADPVASLIDTAFIGRLEEDTAGRLGKEVQKDEEMLEVKSENVILDSLEKGAVALKGEIKEDEADNETHSVSTSSAFETIATKSTSVDCSHSDKAQTKTRQETINLTTNAVVTRAITREKRHIPSASTALIMGAVLGILQSIFLIFLAKPLLRIMGVRSDSPMIELAESYLKLRSLGAPAVLLSLAMQGIFRGFKDTTTPLYATVAGDLANVVLDPILIFGCHMGVRGAAIAHVLSQYLILVILFCKLVKQVHLLPSSIKSLQFSRFLKNGFYLLGRVIAATSCVTLAASLASRLGSTPMAAFQICLQVWMTSSLLADGLAVAGQAIIACAFTEKDYKKAASAASRVLQMAFVLGLGLSLVVGIGLQYGALVFTGDKHVLHLITIGIPFVAATQPINSLAFVFDGVNYGVSDFAYSAYSMVLVAIVSIASLFLLSKSNGFAGIWLALTIFMSLRALAGVWRMGSGTGPWRFLRDLC, from the exons ATGCACTTAATGAGATTTCATGTCTGTGAACATCGCATAAACTGCGCAAACTTTCTTGATCATATGACAAGGGAAAGTTCATACTCCAACTACATGTACCG AAGAATTTTGGCCGAGGATGATGTCATGCATTACCCTGCAACAAACTGGAACATGCCTCTTTTTATCTTCTTTAAAGATGTGAG tctTTTATTTAAGATGGATGCACTTGGCTCAGAGATACTAAGCATTGCAGTCCCAGCAGCCTTGGCATTAGCTGCTGATCCTGTTGCTTCCCTAATCGACACTGCCTTTATTGGCCGTTTAG AGGAAGATACTGCTGGAAGATTAGGGAAGGAAGTGCAGAAGGACGAAGAAATGTTGGAAGTGAAGTCAGAAAATGTCATCCTTGACAGCTTGGAAAAGGGTGCTGTAGCTTTGAAGGGTGAAATTAAAGAGGATGAGGCAGACAATGAAACTCATTCAGTTTCAACATCATCAGCATTTGAAACAATTGCAACTAAGTCCACGAGTGTGGACTGTAGTCATTCAGACAAAGCTCAAACTAAAACTAGACAGGAAACCATAAATTTAACAACCAATGCAGTGGTAACGCGAGCTATTACAAGAGAAAAGAGACATATTCCTTCAGCATCCACAGCATTGATTATGGGAGCTGTACTTGGCATCCTCCAAAGCATATTTCTTATATTTCTAGCTAAACCATTACTGCGAATAATGGGGGTCAGATCA GATTCACCTATGATAGAGCTGGCTGAAAGTTATTTGAAACTTAGATCGCTGGGGGCTCCAGCAGTTCTTCTCTCTTTAGCCATGCAAGGAATCTTTCGAGGCTTTAAAGATACTACAACTCCCCTTTATGCAACAG TTGCAGGAGATCTAGCAAATGTGGTTTTGGACCCCATACTTATCTTTGGTTGCCATATGGGAGTTCGTGGTGCAGCAATTGCTCATGTGCTGTCCCA GTACTTAATCTTAGTTATTCTTTTCTGTAAATTGGTGAAACAAGTTCACCTCTTACCCTCAAGCATTAAGAGTTTGCAGTTCAGTCGGTTTCTTAAAAATG GATTTTATTTATTGGGAAGGGTGATTGCTGCAACATCTTGTGTCACTTTAGCAGCATCATTAGCTTCAAGATTAGGTTCAACTCCTATGGCAGCTTTCCAAATCTGCTTACAGGTTTGGATGACATCCTCCCTTCTTGCTGATGGCTTGGCTGTTGCAGGACAG GCTATCATTGCTTGTGCATTTACTGAGAAGGACTATAAGAAGGCAGCCTCTGCTGCATCTCGAGTACTACag ATGGCATTTGTACTCGGTCTGGGTCTGTCTCTCGTCGTAGGAATTGGGTTGCAATATGGAGCACTAGTCTTTACTGGTGACAAACATGTTCTTCATCTCATAACTATAGGCATCCCA TTTGTTGCAGCAACACAGCCAATTAATTCTTTAGCATTTGTTTTTGATGGTGTTAACTATGGAGTATCTGATTTTGCTTATTCTGCATACTCTATG GTTCTAGTAGCTATAGTAAGTATTGCTTCTCTGTTCCTCCTGTCTAAAAGCAATGGCTTTGCTGGAATTTGGCTTGCCTTGACTATTTTCATGAGTCTACGGGCTTTAGCCGGTGTCTGGAG AATGGGGTCTGGAACTGGACCCTGGCGCTTTCTCAGGGACCTCTGCTAA
- the LOC108192490 gene encoding ADP,ATP carrier protein 1, mitochondrial, whose protein sequence is MDKEHRTRATQKDLGFQHPYFYQRKRNYGSCSDVALHYSMVQPNRSTCDLSAIKLSVSPVFVQAPQEKGIKGFLTDFLMGGVSAAVSKTAAAPIERVKLLIQNQDEMLKSGRLSEPYKGIGDCFSRTIKDEGMVSLWRGNTANVIRYFPTQALNFAFKDYFKSLFNFKKDRDGYWKWFAGNLGSGGAAGASSLLFVYSLDYARTRLANDSKAAKKGGERQFNGLVDVYKKTLASDGIAGLYRGFTISCVGIIVYRGLYFGMYDSLKPVLLTGKMQDSFFASFALGWVITNGAGLASYPIDTVRRRMMMTSGEAVKYKGSMDALSQIMKNEGAKSLFKGAGANILRAIAGAGVLAGYDKLQVLVLGKKYGSGGA, encoded by the exons ATGGATAAAGAACACCGCACAAGGGCCACTCAGAAAGATCTTGGTTTCCAGCACCCGTATTTTTACCAGAGGAAACGCAATTATGGAAGTTGCAGTGATGTTGCTCTGCATTATTCAATGGTGCAGCCAAACCGATCAACGTGTGATTTATCAGCGATTAAATTGTCTGTATCACCGGTCTTTGTTCAAGCACCTCAAGAGAAAGGCATTAAAGGATTTCTCACGGATTTTCTTATGGGTGGAGTCTCTGCAGCTGTGTCCAAGACTGCTGCTGCACCCATTGAACGCGTGAAGCTTCTGATCCAGAACCAGGATGAAATGCTCAAGTCGGGGAGGCTTTCTGAACCGTACAAAGGTATTGGTGATTGTTTCAGCCGAACAATTAAGGATGAAGGTATGGTATCTCTATGGAGAGGAAATACTGCTAATGTCATTCGTTACTTCCCAACTCAG GCCTTGAACTTTGCTTTTAAAGATTACTTTAAGagtcttttcaacttcaagaaAGACAGGGACGGATACTGGAAATGGTTTGCTGGTAACTTGGGTTCTGGAGGTGCTGCTGGCGCTTCATCACTCCTCTTTGTTTACTCGCTGGACTATGCTAGAACTCGTCTAGCAAATGACTCGAAGGCAGCTAAGAAAGGAGGAGAAAGGCAGTTTAATGGCTTGGTTGATGTGTACAAGAAGACATTGGCTTCTGATGGCATTGCTGGCCTATATCGTGGATTTACTATCTCGTGTGTTGGGATTATCGTGTATCGTGGCCTGTACTTCGGAATGTATGATTCCCTGAAGCCAGTACTCCTCACTGGGAAAATGCAG GATAGTTTCTTTGCCAGCTTCGCCCTTGGTTGGGTCATTACCAATGGCGCTGGCCTCGCATCCTACCCTATTGACACTGTCCGCAGAAGAATGATGATGACATCCGGTGAAGCAGTGAAATACAAAGGCTCAATGGATGCCCTTTCCCAGATCATGAAGAACGAAGGTGCCAAATCGCTCTTCAAAGGGGCTGGTGCCAACATTCTTCGCGCTATTGCAGGTGCTGGTGTGCTTGCTGGTTACGACAAGCTGCAAGTGCTAGTTCTTGGCAAGAAGTACGGATCTGGTGGTGCATAA
- the LOC108226929 gene encoding transcription factor MYB83 gives MRKPADQTEKANNKLRKGLWSPEEDDKLMSYMVGNGQGCWTDIARNAGLFRCGKSCRLRWINYLRPDLKRGSFSVQEEELIIHLHSILGNRWSQIASRLPGRTDNEIKNLWNSTIKKRLKNNHHMTSTTSPNSADPSVDIKSGEMISFQEHQLMSFCMDSMSSTTTTSSSSANYNFDPFLPLNNSHDITTAPPLPNASNCGVGDVIFEGYGGSEHYVMAPENDLTVVSSLDNNDDPTFMFDKKSFDDINMINSDHPRSIKVEDFEFENREYLQGGQDIIRTGSDQLDWEGLLENISLTPYLDFQIG, from the exons ATGAGAAAGCCTGCAGATCAGACAGAGAAAGCGAATAACAAGCTGAGGAAAGGCTTGTGGTCGCCAGAAGAAGATGACAAGTTGATGAGTTACATGGTGGGGAATGGGCAGGGGTGCTGGACGGATATAGCGAGGAATGCTGGTTTGTTTCGGTGCGGCAAGAGCTGTCGTCTCCGGTGGATAAATTACTTGAGGCCTGATCTTAAACGCGGCTCGTTTTCAGTACAGGAAGAAGAACTTATCATTCATTTGCACTCCATCCTCGGCAACAG GTGGTCTCAGATTGCATCGCGACTTCCTGGAAGGACAGATAACGAAATCAAGAACTTGTGGAACTCTACCATAAAGAAAAGGTTAAAGAACAACCACCACATGACCTCCACAACTTCACCAAACTCAGCAGACCCTTCTGTTGACATTAAATCAGGAGAAATGATATCTTTCCAAGAACACCAACTCATGAGCTTCTGCATGGACTCAATGTCTAGTACTACTACTACTTCATCTTCTTCCGCGAATTACAATTTTGATCCGTTCCTTCCCCTCAACAATTCCCATGATATCACCACCGCGCCGCCTTTACCAAATGCATCCAACTGCGGTGTAGGAGATGTGATCTTTGAAGGTTACGGTGGTTCTGAACATTATGTGATGGCGCCTGAGAATGACCTAACTGTCGTTTCTTCGCTGGATAATAATGATGATCCGACTTTCATGTTTGATAAGAAAAGTTTTGATGACATAAATATGATTAATAGTGATCATCCTCGGAGCATAAAAGTGGAAGATTTCGAGTTCGAAAATCGTGAATACTTGCAAGGAGGGCAAGACATTATAAGAACTGGATCAGATCAACTGGATTGGGAGGGATTGTTGGAAAATATTTCATTGACGCCCTACCTTGATTTTCAAATTGGCTGA
- the LOC108226383 gene encoding protein DETOXIFICATION 43 isoform X2 yields MHLMRFHVCEHRINCANFLDHMTRESSYSNYMYRILAEDDVMHYPATNWNMPLFIFFKDVSLLFKMDALGSEILSIAVPAALALAADPVASLIDTAFIGRLGAVEIAAVGVSIAIFNQASKVTIFPLVSITTSYVAEEDTAGRLGKEVQKDEEMLEVKSENVILDSLEKGAVALKGEIKEDEADNETHSVSTSSAFETIATKSTSVDCSHSDKAQTKTRQETINLTTNAVVTRAITREKRHIPSASTALIMGAVLGILQSIFLIFLAKPLLRIMGVRSDSPMIELAESYLKLRSLGAPAVLLSLAMQGIFRGFKDTTTPLYATVAGDLANVVLDPILIFGCHMGVRGAAIAHVLSQYLILVILFCKLVKQVHLLPSSIKSLQFSRFLKNGFYLLGRVIAATSCVTLAASLASRLGSTPMAAFQICLQVWMTSSLLADGLAVAGQAIIACAFTEKDYKKAASAASRVLQMAFVLGLGLSLVVGIGLQYGALVFTGDKHVLHLITIGIPFVAATQPINSLAFVFDGVNYGVSDFAYSAYSMVLVAIVSIASLFLLSKSNGFAGIWLALTIFMSLRALAGVWRMGSGTGPWRFLRDLC; encoded by the exons ATGCACTTAATGAGATTTCATGTCTGTGAACATCGCATAAACTGCGCAAACTTTCTTGATCATATGACAAGGGAAAGTTCATACTCCAACTACATGTACCG AATTTTGGCCGAGGATGATGTCATGCATTACCCTGCAACAAACTGGAACATGCCTCTTTTTATCTTCTTTAAAGATGTGAG tctTTTATTTAAGATGGATGCACTTGGCTCAGAGATACTAAGCATTGCAGTCCCAGCAGCCTTGGCATTAGCTGCTGATCCTGTTGCTTCCCTAATCGACACTGCCTTTATTGGCCGTTTAG GCGCGGTGGAGATTGCTGCTGTTGGAGTATCTATTGCAATTTTCAATCAAGCATCAAAAGTTACTATATTTCCTCTTGTTAGTATAACAACTTCTTATGTAGCAGAGGAAGATACTGCTGGAAGATTAGGGAAGGAAGTGCAGAAGGACGAAGAAATGTTGGAAGTGAAGTCAGAAAATGTCATCCTTGACAGCTTGGAAAAGGGTGCTGTAGCTTTGAAGGGTGAAATTAAAGAGGATGAGGCAGACAATGAAACTCATTCAGTTTCAACATCATCAGCATTTGAAACAATTGCAACTAAGTCCACGAGTGTGGACTGTAGTCATTCAGACAAAGCTCAAACTAAAACTAGACAGGAAACCATAAATTTAACAACCAATGCAGTGGTAACGCGAGCTATTACAAGAGAAAAGAGACATATTCCTTCAGCATCCACAGCATTGATTATGGGAGCTGTACTTGGCATCCTCCAAAGCATATTTCTTATATTTCTAGCTAAACCATTACTGCGAATAATGGGGGTCAGATCA GATTCACCTATGATAGAGCTGGCTGAAAGTTATTTGAAACTTAGATCGCTGGGGGCTCCAGCAGTTCTTCTCTCTTTAGCCATGCAAGGAATCTTTCGAGGCTTTAAAGATACTACAACTCCCCTTTATGCAACAG TTGCAGGAGATCTAGCAAATGTGGTTTTGGACCCCATACTTATCTTTGGTTGCCATATGGGAGTTCGTGGTGCAGCAATTGCTCATGTGCTGTCCCA GTACTTAATCTTAGTTATTCTTTTCTGTAAATTGGTGAAACAAGTTCACCTCTTACCCTCAAGCATTAAGAGTTTGCAGTTCAGTCGGTTTCTTAAAAATG GATTTTATTTATTGGGAAGGGTGATTGCTGCAACATCTTGTGTCACTTTAGCAGCATCATTAGCTTCAAGATTAGGTTCAACTCCTATGGCAGCTTTCCAAATCTGCTTACAGGTTTGGATGACATCCTCCCTTCTTGCTGATGGCTTGGCTGTTGCAGGACAG GCTATCATTGCTTGTGCATTTACTGAGAAGGACTATAAGAAGGCAGCCTCTGCTGCATCTCGAGTACTACag ATGGCATTTGTACTCGGTCTGGGTCTGTCTCTCGTCGTAGGAATTGGGTTGCAATATGGAGCACTAGTCTTTACTGGTGACAAACATGTTCTTCATCTCATAACTATAGGCATCCCA TTTGTTGCAGCAACACAGCCAATTAATTCTTTAGCATTTGTTTTTGATGGTGTTAACTATGGAGTATCTGATTTTGCTTATTCTGCATACTCTATG GTTCTAGTAGCTATAGTAAGTATTGCTTCTCTGTTCCTCCTGTCTAAAAGCAATGGCTTTGCTGGAATTTGGCTTGCCTTGACTATTTTCATGAGTCTACGGGCTTTAGCCGGTGTCTGGAG AATGGGGTCTGGAACTGGACCCTGGCGCTTTCTCAGGGACCTCTGCTAA
- the LOC108226383 gene encoding protein DETOXIFICATION 43 isoform X1, with translation MHLMRFHVCEHRINCANFLDHMTRESSYSNYMYRRILAEDDVMHYPATNWNMPLFIFFKDVSLLFKMDALGSEILSIAVPAALALAADPVASLIDTAFIGRLGAVEIAAVGVSIAIFNQASKVTIFPLVSITTSYVAEEDTAGRLGKEVQKDEEMLEVKSENVILDSLEKGAVALKGEIKEDEADNETHSVSTSSAFETIATKSTSVDCSHSDKAQTKTRQETINLTTNAVVTRAITREKRHIPSASTALIMGAVLGILQSIFLIFLAKPLLRIMGVRSDSPMIELAESYLKLRSLGAPAVLLSLAMQGIFRGFKDTTTPLYATVAGDLANVVLDPILIFGCHMGVRGAAIAHVLSQYLILVILFCKLVKQVHLLPSSIKSLQFSRFLKNGFYLLGRVIAATSCVTLAASLASRLGSTPMAAFQICLQVWMTSSLLADGLAVAGQAIIACAFTEKDYKKAASAASRVLQMAFVLGLGLSLVVGIGLQYGALVFTGDKHVLHLITIGIPFVAATQPINSLAFVFDGVNYGVSDFAYSAYSMVLVAIVSIASLFLLSKSNGFAGIWLALTIFMSLRALAGVWRMGSGTGPWRFLRDLC, from the exons ATGCACTTAATGAGATTTCATGTCTGTGAACATCGCATAAACTGCGCAAACTTTCTTGATCATATGACAAGGGAAAGTTCATACTCCAACTACATGTACCG AAGAATTTTGGCCGAGGATGATGTCATGCATTACCCTGCAACAAACTGGAACATGCCTCTTTTTATCTTCTTTAAAGATGTGAG tctTTTATTTAAGATGGATGCACTTGGCTCAGAGATACTAAGCATTGCAGTCCCAGCAGCCTTGGCATTAGCTGCTGATCCTGTTGCTTCCCTAATCGACACTGCCTTTATTGGCCGTTTAG GCGCGGTGGAGATTGCTGCTGTTGGAGTATCTATTGCAATTTTCAATCAAGCATCAAAAGTTACTATATTTCCTCTTGTTAGTATAACAACTTCTTATGTAGCAGAGGAAGATACTGCTGGAAGATTAGGGAAGGAAGTGCAGAAGGACGAAGAAATGTTGGAAGTGAAGTCAGAAAATGTCATCCTTGACAGCTTGGAAAAGGGTGCTGTAGCTTTGAAGGGTGAAATTAAAGAGGATGAGGCAGACAATGAAACTCATTCAGTTTCAACATCATCAGCATTTGAAACAATTGCAACTAAGTCCACGAGTGTGGACTGTAGTCATTCAGACAAAGCTCAAACTAAAACTAGACAGGAAACCATAAATTTAACAACCAATGCAGTGGTAACGCGAGCTATTACAAGAGAAAAGAGACATATTCCTTCAGCATCCACAGCATTGATTATGGGAGCTGTACTTGGCATCCTCCAAAGCATATTTCTTATATTTCTAGCTAAACCATTACTGCGAATAATGGGGGTCAGATCA GATTCACCTATGATAGAGCTGGCTGAAAGTTATTTGAAACTTAGATCGCTGGGGGCTCCAGCAGTTCTTCTCTCTTTAGCCATGCAAGGAATCTTTCGAGGCTTTAAAGATACTACAACTCCCCTTTATGCAACAG TTGCAGGAGATCTAGCAAATGTGGTTTTGGACCCCATACTTATCTTTGGTTGCCATATGGGAGTTCGTGGTGCAGCAATTGCTCATGTGCTGTCCCA GTACTTAATCTTAGTTATTCTTTTCTGTAAATTGGTGAAACAAGTTCACCTCTTACCCTCAAGCATTAAGAGTTTGCAGTTCAGTCGGTTTCTTAAAAATG GATTTTATTTATTGGGAAGGGTGATTGCTGCAACATCTTGTGTCACTTTAGCAGCATCATTAGCTTCAAGATTAGGTTCAACTCCTATGGCAGCTTTCCAAATCTGCTTACAGGTTTGGATGACATCCTCCCTTCTTGCTGATGGCTTGGCTGTTGCAGGACAG GCTATCATTGCTTGTGCATTTACTGAGAAGGACTATAAGAAGGCAGCCTCTGCTGCATCTCGAGTACTACag ATGGCATTTGTACTCGGTCTGGGTCTGTCTCTCGTCGTAGGAATTGGGTTGCAATATGGAGCACTAGTCTTTACTGGTGACAAACATGTTCTTCATCTCATAACTATAGGCATCCCA TTTGTTGCAGCAACACAGCCAATTAATTCTTTAGCATTTGTTTTTGATGGTGTTAACTATGGAGTATCTGATTTTGCTTATTCTGCATACTCTATG GTTCTAGTAGCTATAGTAAGTATTGCTTCTCTGTTCCTCCTGTCTAAAAGCAATGGCTTTGCTGGAATTTGGCTTGCCTTGACTATTTTCATGAGTCTACGGGCTTTAGCCGGTGTCTGGAG AATGGGGTCTGGAACTGGACCCTGGCGCTTTCTCAGGGACCTCTGCTAA
- the LOC135147360 gene encoding glucan endo-1,3-beta-glucosidase-like: protein MAKLPALCLCLLIFSSVTVATSVLADEELNSVKTWCIAKPSTDETALQNNIEYACPLVDCSKFLQPGCPCFEPDNRMNHASVAMNVFYQRNGRNKWNCDFNNSGLITLTDPSYGGCVFE from the exons ATGGCAAAATTACCAGCTCTCTGTCTCTGCCTTCTCATTTTCTCCTCTGTCACAG TTGCAACTTCTGTATTGGCTGATGAAGAGTTAAACTCTGTG AAAACATGGTGCATTGCAAAACCATCGACAGATGAAACAGCTCTACAAAATAACATTGAATACGCATGTCCTCTTGTAGACTGCAGCAAATTTCTGCAGCCGGGGTGCCCTTGTTTCGAGCCCGATAATCGCATGAATCATGCTTCAGTCGCAATGAATGTTTTTTACCAGCGCAATGGAAGAAACAAATGGAACTGCGATTTTAATAACTCTGGTCTCATTACCTTAACTGATCCCA GTTATGGTGGCTGTGTTTTCGAGTAA
- the LOC108226628 gene encoding uncharacterized protein LOC108226628, which produces MANHKTTESEEESLFRSYPYAVYFVQSPSTLSNANSSHDLPNPNLETARATLSHYSSSRGSNNSFLHDKKSVLVPYDDKIHVKNLRVCDVLGNDKEVVDEEEDEEYYGSSHGREMGWWRYFTFRHSSSCAWICLQIVLRLLVSLGLALLVFYFATKPPTPKLSIKIAGIREFGLGEGVDASGVTTKLLTSNFSIQLVIDNKSKLFGLHIRPPILSISYTNLPPFAISVGQELYAYSDGKTRFQLSIGTKNKPMYGAGRSMQDMLESGKGLPLDIRMSITSSFHVISSFVKPTFHQQARCLLVLNSSYDKKRRTTKYKSSCVVH; this is translated from the exons ATGGCGAATCACAAGACCACTGAGTCGGAAGAAGAGTCACTATTCCGATCCTACCCTTACGCCGTCTACTTCGTGCAAAGCCCTTCCACACTCTCTAACGCCAACAGCTCCCATGACCTCCCCAACCCTAATCTCGAAACCGCGAGAGCCACTCTCTCCCACTACTCTTCATCCAGAGGCTCCAACAACTCCTTTCTGCACGACAAAAAAAGTGTCCTAGTTCCTTATGATGATAAAATTCATGTCAAAAATCTTCGGGTTTGCGATGTCCTTGGAAACGACAAGGAGGTTGTGGATGAAGAGGAGGACGAGGAGTATTATGGGAGTAGTCATGGAAGGGAAATGGGGTGGTGGAGATATTTTACCTTTCGGCATTCTTCTTCGTGTGCGTGGATATGTTTGCAGATTGTTTTGCGGCTTTTGGTCAGCTTGGGATTGGCTTTGCTTGTTTTTTACTTTGCAACCAAGCCTCCTACTCCTAAGCTGTCAATTAAG ATCGCAGGAATTCGAGAATTCGGACTCGGGGAGGGAGTGGATGCGTCGGGTGTGACAACTAAATTACTGACCAGTAACTTTTCGATTCAACTTGTGATCGATAACAAGTCGAAGCTGTTCGGTCTTCACATTCGACCTCCCATCCTGTCAATCTCCTATACCAATCTCCCCCCATTCGCAATCTCAGTG GGACAAGAACTATATGCATATAGTGATGGAAAAACACGATTCCAACTGAGCATCGGAACGAAGAACAAGCCGATGTACGGGGCAGGAAGAAGCATGCAGGATATGCTCGAATCTGGAAAAGGGTTGCCTCTAGATATTCGCATGAGCATAACGTCTAGTTTTCATGTGATTTCCAGCTTCGTGAAGCCTACATTTCATCAACAAGCCCGGTGTTTATTAGTGCTCAACAGTTCGTACGACAAGAAACGTCGAACAACCAAGTATAAAAGCAGCTGTGTTGTTCATTAG